A single window of Granulicella sibirica DNA harbors:
- a CDS encoding glucose 1-dehydrogenase: MENTSSASSHILDLFRLDGKVALITGSASGLGAGIAGALAQAGATVAVHGNRRAATDTASTIGGTAHAFRADLGSTEGAEDLFSQVKAQFGKVDILINNAGTIHRAAAEEVALADWQQVLQVNLTSLFQLSQLAARDMIGRSAPGKIVNIASLLSFQGGIRVPAYAASKGGVAQLTKALANEWAPKHIQVNAIAPGYFATTNTEALQADETRNRQILERIPAGRWGQPQDLAGAALFLSSRASDYVTGTVLTVDGGWMGR, from the coding sequence ATGGAAAACACGTCTTCCGCTTCCTCGCACATTCTCGATCTCTTCCGGCTCGACGGTAAAGTCGCGTTGATCACGGGCTCCGCCAGCGGGCTTGGCGCGGGTATCGCCGGGGCGCTCGCGCAGGCCGGAGCGACTGTTGCCGTCCACGGAAACCGCCGTGCCGCGACCGACACGGCATCGACGATCGGCGGCACGGCGCACGCCTTTCGGGCTGACCTTGGCAGTACCGAAGGAGCCGAAGACCTGTTCTCGCAGGTAAAGGCGCAGTTCGGCAAGGTCGACATCCTCATCAATAACGCCGGCACGATCCATCGCGCCGCGGCCGAAGAGGTCGCCCTGGCGGACTGGCAGCAGGTCCTCCAGGTGAATCTCACCAGCCTCTTCCAGCTCTCGCAACTCGCTGCCCGAGACATGATCGGCCGCAGCGCCCCGGGAAAGATCGTCAACATCGCTTCCCTGCTCAGCTTCCAGGGAGGCATTCGCGTCCCTGCCTACGCAGCCAGCAAAGGAGGCGTAGCGCAACTCACAAAAGCACTCGCGAACGAATGGGCTCCAAAGCACATCCAGGTAAACGCGATCGCTCCGGGTTACTTCGCCACAACGAATACCGAAGCGCTACAAGCCGACGAGACCCGCAATCGCCAGATCCTTGAACGCATCCCCGCGGGTCGCTGGGGACAACCGCAGGATCTTGCAGGAGCCGCGCTCTTCCTCTCATCCCGGGCCTCCGACTACGTGACCGGGACAGTCCTCACGGTCGACGGCGGATGGATGGGCCGCTAA
- a CDS encoding SDR family oxidoreductase — protein sequence MQITGNMILITGGGSGIGRGLAEAFHKLGNQVIIAGRRKQVLDETTAANPGMKSAILNIEDAKSIREFAAQMAADYPSLNVLINNAGIMKMEKLLSQQENLEDAEATITTNLLGPIRLTAALLPLFQKQPHATIMTVSSGLAFLPLAMTPTYCATKAAIHSYTLSLRYQLQKSNIEVLELAPPYVATGLTDQSANDPRAMPLADFLSEVMEIIKTQPTPNEILVERVKQLRFAEKSGHFDAAFKGLNEAMAGDH from the coding sequence ATGCAAATCACAGGCAATATGATCCTCATCACCGGGGGCGGCTCGGGTATCGGGCGCGGTCTCGCGGAGGCCTTTCACAAGCTTGGGAACCAGGTGATCATCGCCGGACGCCGCAAGCAGGTGCTTGACGAGACGACGGCCGCGAATCCCGGAATGAAGTCCGCGATCCTCAACATTGAAGATGCCAAGAGCATCCGCGAGTTCGCCGCGCAGATGGCGGCCGACTACCCCTCGCTCAACGTTCTGATTAATAACGCCGGCATCATGAAGATGGAGAAGCTTCTCAGTCAGCAGGAGAATCTTGAGGACGCCGAAGCGACGATTACGACGAACCTGCTTGGGCCGATCCGGCTTACGGCTGCACTGCTTCCTCTGTTTCAGAAGCAGCCGCATGCGACGATCATGACCGTGTCATCGGGGCTGGCGTTTCTTCCACTGGCGATGACGCCGACCTACTGTGCGACCAAGGCGGCAATTCACTCGTACACGCTGTCGCTGCGGTATCAGTTGCAGAAGAGCAATATTGAAGTGCTTGAACTGGCGCCGCCGTACGTTGCGACCGGGCTGACGGACCAGTCCGCGAACGATCCCCGCGCGATGCCTCTTGCTGACTTCCTGTCGGAGGTGATGGAGATCATCAAGACGCAGCCTACGCCGAACGAGATCCTTGTAGAGCGCGTGAAGCAGTTACGCTTCGCCGAAAAGAGCGGCCATTTTGATGCAGCCTTCAAGGGCTTGAACGAAGCGATGGCCGGTGACCACTAG
- a CDS encoding alpha-mannosidase, with protein sequence MASARAQAPEIIKNDPRVMTFTPAQKKVIDTLGSLETLVDGPWKFHDGDIAHGESPTLDDSAWKEAKAPSITGHDAVWYRRTIEIPRTLNGYDLSGVDVSFRFDASANGPVPEIIYFDGRRVALGEDLEPIQLFHNAKPGDKILVAVKLLQTVDDKRFRRAETKITFATSRPNPQDLQKELVDASYLIPSLAPGSTQDRDTITKALSEVSLAALAAHDQAKFDASLKLAQQTLMGLRPMMQKANYNLTGNSHIDAAWLWPWTETVDAVKRTFGTAAQLMSEYPSYTYTQSAAVYSQWMADKYPELNKQIKQRVGEDRWELVGGMWLEPDLNMPDGESLVRQLLVGQSTFKKLYGKTTRIGWNPDSFGYNWQLPQIYKRSGVDYFVTQKMWWNDTNKLPLKLFWWESPDGSKVLTYFPHDYANSNLDPTRLARDMATAREQAPGLTDMLDLYGVGDHGGGPTRSMLDQGLTWMEKDKVNPRQEFATAQPYFTRTEKLIAANSPVWNYKTIAAGDSTLPVPTDGQISVPTWNDELYLEYHRGVFTTQADHKRNMRDSEEWVLDAEKYASLAWLDGQPYPGTRITDAWKHVLFNQFHDLAAGSGIGVIYRDAQKDYDQVRWSTGEIATGSLETLAARVDTHVKKGVPVLVVNPLAWDRSSVTEASVQMPNETADVSVLDDRNHAVPSQVLSHDAATHTFKLLIKPENVPSMGYTVLHAVEGADKFSSDLKTSGTTIENTALRITVDPKTGCITSLFDKKSNFETIASGGCGNELQAFKDTPKDYDAWNVDPGTFDVAPTLLHDVDSVKLVEQGPLRSVIRVTRTWQKSTFSQDIILYEGADHAIVSNDIDWHETHILLKASFPLAATSKMATYEIPYGTIERPTTRDNSFEKARFEVPAMRWADLGDGAHGFSLLNTSKYGYDAVGNMLRLTLLRSPTWPDPDADRERHHFIYALYPHAGTWKDAQTVQHGYDLNYALKAMQVDAHTGEMKPEHSFATIKENNVVLTAMKKAETDDAIIFRFYEWAGKAGNVTLTVPPGATAATVTNLMEEPEGSPLAIDGDHIQVPVTPFQIQTVRVSYKTTVASR encoded by the coding sequence ATGGCCAGCGCGCGTGCCCAGGCACCGGAGATCATCAAAAACGATCCCCGCGTGATGACGTTCACCCCCGCCCAGAAAAAGGTCATCGACACCCTCGGATCGCTCGAAACCCTCGTCGACGGCCCGTGGAAGTTCCATGACGGAGACATCGCGCATGGCGAATCGCCAACACTCGACGACAGCGCGTGGAAGGAAGCCAAGGCACCGTCGATCACAGGCCACGATGCCGTCTGGTATCGCCGCACGATCGAGATTCCCCGCACGCTGAACGGCTACGACCTCTCCGGCGTCGACGTGAGCTTCCGCTTTGACGCAAGCGCCAACGGCCCCGTCCCCGAGATCATCTACTTCGACGGACGCCGCGTAGCCCTCGGCGAGGACCTCGAGCCCATCCAGCTCTTCCACAACGCGAAGCCCGGCGATAAGATCCTGGTCGCGGTAAAGCTCCTCCAGACCGTCGACGACAAGCGCTTCCGCCGCGCCGAGACGAAGATCACCTTTGCGACGAGCCGTCCGAACCCACAGGATCTACAAAAGGAGCTCGTCGATGCCTCGTATCTCATCCCGTCGCTCGCACCCGGCTCCACGCAGGACCGCGACACCATCACCAAGGCGCTCTCCGAAGTAAGCCTTGCAGCGCTCGCGGCGCACGATCAGGCGAAGTTCGATGCCTCCCTCAAGCTCGCGCAGCAGACGCTCATGGGTCTGCGCCCCATGATGCAGAAGGCGAACTACAACCTCACCGGCAACTCGCACATCGACGCGGCGTGGCTCTGGCCCTGGACCGAGACGGTCGACGCAGTCAAGCGCACCTTCGGCACCGCCGCGCAGTTGATGAGCGAATATCCGAGCTACACCTATACGCAGTCTGCTGCGGTCTACAGCCAGTGGATGGCGGATAAGTATCCGGAGCTGAACAAGCAGATCAAGCAGCGCGTCGGTGAAGATCGCTGGGAGCTTGTCGGCGGCATGTGGCTCGAACCCGACCTCAACATGCCCGATGGCGAGTCGCTCGTACGCCAGTTGCTCGTCGGCCAGTCGACCTTTAAGAAGCTCTACGGCAAGACCACGCGCATCGGCTGGAACCCCGACTCCTTCGGCTACAACTGGCAGCTACCGCAAATCTACAAGCGTTCAGGCGTCGACTACTTCGTAACCCAGAAGATGTGGTGGAACGACACCAACAAGCTCCCACTTAAGCTCTTCTGGTGGGAGTCGCCCGACGGCAGCAAGGTCCTCACCTACTTCCCGCACGACTACGCCAACTCGAACCTCGATCCGACGCGTCTCGCCCGTGACATGGCCACGGCGCGCGAGCAGGCCCCCGGCCTGACCGACATGCTCGACCTCTACGGCGTCGGCGATCACGGCGGCGGCCCGACCCGTTCCATGCTCGACCAGGGCCTCACGTGGATGGAGAAGGATAAGGTCAACCCGCGCCAGGAGTTCGCAACGGCGCAACCCTACTTCACACGCACCGAGAAGCTCATCGCGGCTAACTCGCCCGTGTGGAACTATAAGACGATCGCAGCCGGAGACTCGACCCTGCCAGTTCCTACAGACGGACAGATCAGCGTCCCCACGTGGAACGATGAACTCTACCTCGAGTACCACCGCGGCGTCTTCACCACCCAGGCTGATCACAAGCGCAATATGCGCGATAGCGAAGAGTGGGTTCTCGACGCGGAGAAATATGCCTCCCTGGCGTGGCTTGATGGCCAGCCCTACCCCGGAACCCGGATTACCGATGCGTGGAAGCATGTCTTGTTCAACCAGTTCCACGACCTCGCCGCAGGCTCCGGAATCGGCGTGATCTACCGCGACGCCCAGAAGGACTACGATCAGGTCCGCTGGTCGACCGGCGAGATCGCAACCGGCTCACTCGAGACACTCGCCGCCCGTGTCGACACGCACGTGAAGAAGGGCGTGCCTGTGCTCGTCGTGAACCCATTGGCATGGGATCGCAGCAGCGTCACCGAGGCCTCCGTCCAGATGCCGAACGAGACTGCGGACGTTTCGGTGCTCGACGACAGGAATCATGCCGTGCCTTCGCAGGTCCTGTCGCATGATGCCGCGACTCACACCTTCAAGCTCCTCATCAAGCCTGAGAATGTCCCCTCCATGGGCTACACCGTCCTTCATGCGGTTGAAGGTGCCGATAAGTTTTCAAGCGATCTCAAGACCTCAGGCACAACCATCGAGAACACCGCGCTCCGCATCACGGTCGATCCGAAGACCGGCTGCATCACCTCCCTCTTCGACAAGAAGAGCAACTTCGAAACGATCGCAAGCGGTGGCTGTGGCAACGAGCTACAGGCATTCAAAGACACCCCGAAGGACTACGACGCGTGGAACGTCGATCCGGGCACCTTCGATGTAGCACCCACGCTTCTGCACGACGTGGATAGCGTCAAGCTCGTCGAACAAGGCCCTCTCCGCTCCGTCATTCGTGTCACCCGCACCTGGCAGAAGTCGACCTTCTCGCAGGACATCATCCTCTACGAAGGAGCCGACCACGCTATCGTCTCGAACGACATCGACTGGCACGAGACCCACATCCTCCTGAAGGCATCTTTCCCTCTGGCGGCGACAAGCAAGATGGCCACGTACGAGATTCCTTACGGAACAATTGAGCGTCCCACAACGCGCGATAACAGCTTCGAGAAGGCTCGCTTTGAGGTTCCTGCGATGCGCTGGGCCGACCTTGGCGATGGCGCGCACGGCTTCAGCCTGCTGAACACCTCAAAGTACGGCTACGACGCTGTAGGCAACATGCTGCGTCTTACCCTGCTTCGCTCGCCGACATGGCCTGATCCTGACGCCGATCGCGAGCGCCATCACTTCATCTACGCGCTCTACCCGCACGCCGGAACGTGGAAGGACGCGCAAACCGTTCAGCATGGCTACGATCTCAACTATGCGCTGAAGGCCATGCAGGTCGATGCGCATACAGGCGAGATGAAACCCGAGCACTCCTTTGCCACGATCAAGGAGAACAACGTCGTCCTGACCGCGATGAAAAAAGCGGAGACAGATGACGCGATCATCTTCCGCTTCTACGAGTGGGCCGGCAAGGCCGGAAACGTGACCCTCACGGTGCCTCCCGGGGCAACCGCGGCAACCGTGACGAACCTGATGGAAGAGCCCGAAGGGTCACCCCTGGCAATCGACGGCGATCACATCCAGGTGCCAGTCACACCGTTCCAGATCCAGACTGTGCGTGTCTCCTACAAGACCACCGTCGCCAGCCGCTAG
- the kduI gene encoding 5-dehydro-4-deoxy-D-glucuronate isomerase has protein sequence MKLYQMADPVRYSRMTTEEKRATFLLEGMFRPGMIEFAYVDLDRTVIGSAVPTTAPLKLETEPELRAEYFLERRELGVLNVGGAGSVVVDGTTYELGKLSCAYVGRGSKDVSFASADAENPAVFYLLSYPAHKEYPTAMVKFEDLEGLKLGAIETCNKRTIYKAIYRDGLKSCQLVMGFTLLDPGSNWNTMPPHTHMRRSEVYFYFDIDPAHRVLHLMGPPQETSHLVVADREVVVSPGWSIHAGVGTKNYTFCWGMGGENQAYDDMDVASIAELK, from the coding sequence TTGAAGCTCTATCAGATGGCTGACCCGGTTCGTTACAGCCGCATGACGACCGAGGAGAAGCGTGCGACGTTCCTGCTTGAGGGCATGTTCCGTCCCGGAATGATCGAGTTCGCCTACGTCGACCTGGATCGTACAGTCATCGGGTCGGCTGTTCCGACGACTGCTCCGCTGAAACTAGAAACCGAACCGGAGCTGCGGGCGGAGTACTTTCTCGAGCGCCGGGAACTTGGTGTGTTGAACGTCGGTGGAGCTGGGTCGGTCGTCGTCGATGGCACGACGTATGAGCTTGGCAAGCTGAGCTGTGCCTACGTCGGACGCGGAAGCAAGGATGTATCGTTCGCCAGCGCGGACGCTGAGAATCCGGCGGTCTTCTATCTCTTGAGCTATCCCGCGCACAAGGAATACCCGACGGCGATGGTCAAGTTCGAGGACCTCGAAGGGCTGAAGCTTGGGGCGATCGAGACCTGCAACAAGCGCACCATTTACAAGGCGATCTATCGTGACGGACTCAAGAGCTGCCAGCTCGTGATGGGATTCACGCTGCTTGATCCGGGCAGCAACTGGAACACGATGCCTCCGCACACGCACATGCGGCGCAGCGAGGTTTACTTCTACTTCGATATCGATCCGGCACACCGCGTGCTGCACCTGATGGGACCACCGCAGGAGACGAGCCATCTGGTCGTCGCCGACAGGGAGGTGGTTGTCAGTCCTGGCTGGTCGATTCACGCCGGTGTCGGGACGAAGAACTATACGTTCTGCTGGGGTATGGGTGGGGAGAACCAGGCGTACGACGACATGGACGTGGCCTCGATCGCGGAGCTCAAGTAG
- a CDS encoding sugar kinase, which yields MAEPNDALKGIPIGVPEGEASAISPRHMPSAGLKIRAAQDCRFDLVSLGEVMLRFDPGEGRISTTRSFNVWEGGGEYNVARGLRRCFGLRSSIVTALVDNPVGRLVEDLMLQGGVDTSNVHWEHFDGVGREARNGVYFLERGFGLRGGLGMMDRGNTAISQMRPGQVDWDAIFGPKSGARWFHTGGVMAALTENSTELVRAAMEAARRHGVVVSFDCNYRPSLWKTRGGRHGSVAVNRSLMPHVDVLFGHEGDVAATVGESSLGPPWHTLESYGPMAERVTAEFPHIKVIASTVRQAKTANRNSWGAFCWAEGQVYEGLRFDDLEIFDRVGGGDSFASGLIYGLLQGKGIQWAIDCGVVHGALAMTTAGDSSMASLAEVERLMRGGTAAVQR from the coding sequence ATGGCTGAGCCGAACGATGCACTGAAGGGGATTCCGATTGGTGTTCCGGAGGGCGAGGCGAGTGCGATCTCGCCACGTCACATGCCGTCCGCGGGGCTGAAGATTCGGGCTGCGCAGGACTGCAGATTCGACCTCGTGTCGCTTGGTGAGGTGATGCTGCGGTTCGATCCGGGAGAGGGACGTATTTCCACCACTCGGAGCTTCAACGTGTGGGAGGGTGGCGGCGAGTATAACGTCGCGCGTGGGCTTCGGCGCTGCTTCGGGTTGCGGTCGTCGATCGTGACTGCGCTGGTGGACAATCCGGTTGGGAGACTGGTCGAGGACCTTATGCTGCAGGGTGGCGTCGATACATCCAACGTTCACTGGGAGCACTTCGATGGAGTTGGGCGCGAGGCTCGGAATGGCGTCTACTTCCTGGAGCGTGGGTTCGGGCTGCGTGGTGGCCTTGGCATGATGGATCGTGGCAACACGGCGATCTCGCAGATGCGTCCTGGACAGGTGGATTGGGATGCGATCTTTGGGCCTAAGTCCGGGGCGCGATGGTTCCATACCGGAGGCGTGATGGCTGCGCTCACGGAGAACTCGACGGAGTTGGTGCGGGCTGCGATGGAGGCGGCACGACGTCATGGGGTTGTCGTCTCGTTCGACTGTAACTATCGGCCTTCGCTGTGGAAGACTCGTGGCGGACGGCATGGTTCGGTTGCGGTGAATCGGAGCCTGATGCCTCATGTCGATGTGCTGTTTGGGCATGAGGGGGATGTTGCGGCGACTGTTGGTGAGTCGTCGCTTGGACCTCCATGGCACACGCTTGAGAGCTATGGACCGATGGCGGAGCGGGTTACGGCTGAGTTTCCGCATATCAAGGTGATCGCCAGCACGGTGCGTCAGGCGAAGACCGCGAACCGGAATAGCTGGGGTGCGTTCTGCTGGGCCGAAGGTCAGGTGTATGAGGGGTTGCGGTTCGATGATCTGGAGATCTTCGATCGGGTTGGTGGTGGCGACTCGTTCGCTTCGGGGCTGATCTATGGGCTGTTGCAGGGGAAGGGAATTCAGTGGGCGATCGATTGCGGCGTCGTTCATGGGGCGCTTGCGATGACGACTGCTGGTGATAGCTCGATGGCTTCGCTGGCTGAGGTGGAACGGTTGATGCGTGGCGGGACGGCGGCTGTACAGCGTTAG
- a CDS encoding winged helix-turn-helix transcriptional regulator — MKNPLDQPTATIHTMRARLATPDPPPATDPKLDALVREIIERVADKWTMLVLEVLEEHGVVRFTRLGELVGGISQKMLTKTVRQMESDGLVKRTIHPVIPPKVEYELTNLGRSLGTAFCGVWIWAEEHHEEIDHARRTFRRDSEIA; from the coding sequence TTGAAGAATCCCCTCGACCAGCCCACCGCCACGATCCATACGATGCGCGCTCGTCTCGCGACGCCCGATCCGCCTCCCGCCACAGACCCGAAGCTCGACGCGCTCGTGCGCGAGATCATCGAGCGCGTCGCCGACAAGTGGACGATGCTCGTCCTAGAAGTGCTGGAGGAGCATGGAGTTGTCCGCTTCACCCGGCTCGGCGAACTCGTCGGCGGCATCAGCCAGAAGATGCTCACCAAGACGGTCCGGCAGATGGAGAGCGACGGCCTCGTCAAGCGCACCATCCATCCGGTCATTCCACCGAAGGTGGAGTACGAACTGACGAACCTCGGCAGGAGCCTTGGCACCGCCTTCTGCGGCGTATGGATCTGGGCCGAGGAGCACCACGAGGAGATCGATCACGCACGCCGGACCTTTCGCCGCGATTCCGAAATCGCCTGA
- a CDS encoding bifunctional 4-hydroxy-2-oxoglutarate aldolase/2-dehydro-3-deoxy-phosphogluconate aldolase, which yields MAMDKHAVLKELRDIGLVPVLRASSVAKALALAEAISEGGVTVLEVTMTVPGAMHVMRKLAEDRPDILVGAGTVLDPETARMCILEGAKFVVSPAVNIKTIEMCHRYGIAILPGGLTPTEIVTAWQAGADVVKVFPASAMGGAKYLKNLQAPLPHMKLIPTGGVTLANALEFLEAGAFALGVGADLVNAKAMEEGKPEVVTQTARMYLDIVKEFHARSKD from the coding sequence ATGGCAATGGATAAACATGCGGTATTGAAAGAACTGCGGGACATTGGACTCGTTCCGGTGCTGCGCGCGAGTTCGGTGGCGAAGGCGCTGGCTTTGGCTGAGGCGATCTCGGAGGGCGGCGTTACCGTGCTTGAAGTCACGATGACGGTTCCTGGAGCGATGCACGTGATGCGCAAGCTCGCGGAGGATCGGCCGGACATCCTGGTTGGCGCGGGAACGGTGCTCGATCCGGAGACGGCGCGGATGTGCATTCTTGAAGGAGCGAAGTTCGTGGTCAGTCCCGCGGTGAATATCAAGACGATCGAGATGTGCCATCGCTATGGAATCGCGATTCTTCCGGGAGGGCTGACTCCTACTGAGATTGTGACTGCGTGGCAGGCCGGTGCGGATGTTGTGAAGGTTTTTCCGGCGAGCGCGATGGGTGGAGCGAAGTATCTGAAGAACCTGCAGGCCCCCCTGCCGCATATGAAGCTCATTCCGACGGGCGGCGTGACGTTGGCGAATGCGCTCGAGTTCCTCGAGGCCGGGGCGTTTGCACTTGGCGTTGGGGCGGATCTTGTGAATGCGAAGGCGATGGAAGAGGGCAAGCCCGAGGTCGTGACGCAGACGGCGCGGATGTACCTCGACATCGTCAAGGAGTTTCACGCGCGTTCGAAGGACTGA
- a CDS encoding ATP-binding protein, with protein sequence MTTTIHNCEDEEIRIPGSIQRHGFLLLLDEPEGLVVGASENVPEFLDVPLRLILGTSIDTILEREVLSALRGAVSNAEAPGLLTYLGSFQLRGEFYSVVTHRVDGRRVLEFERVERLVSPELMNAVFTNFVSKLSKFKDEAEVCAAITRQVKELTGFNRVLLYSFDEVGHGTVLAEENDGTLPSYLHLKFPASDIPKQARDLYVLNTVRSIPDAAYEPSPLKALGSRSMAGFDMSMSLLRSVSPIHLEYMRNMGTISSMSISIVCEGRLWGLISGHHATPHTVPYLVRSACDLLTKMVGTQLVSFRTTARLGKMVHFHGVHRKILTSMAAENNYIAAMIAQMEDVIEVTDAAGVAMILDGVCQRAGRTPDDAAVLRLAEWFDGHPEIDLFETRSLRQEIDWAEEIREIASGLIAIRISDVRQSYLMWFRPEVVSTVQWAGEPAKAVGQRHGLHPRDSFESWKQLVKGESAPWTEMEVESAREFRASVMTISLKRAEEAYELSEARFRQLTHTLPNLVWTASDDGTLTYVNQKWIDQGLGEMGCWYEREGVVEEDRERCRELWSKSVSEGTPFEAELRFLDEDEMERWNLVRAVPFLRVNHSRAGWVGTCTDLTDQRERERALRMTEKLALTGRMTSVIAHEINNPLESITNLLYLLGTHITDDEPAREYIRMAESELERISGITKQTLRWSREGNRVAESGNVSSLFKDVLRLFTGKIRNRQVTVTANLEDDATYFGVVGQIQQVVANLVSNAVDAVPVGGQIWLEASANDDATEIVVRDAGSGMSDETLRQLFQPFYSTKGDLGNGLGLYISQEIVERHGGTLELESRMGVGTVARVRLPLTPAA encoded by the coding sequence ATGACGACCACGATCCACAACTGTGAAGACGAAGAGATCAGGATTCCGGGCAGTATTCAGCGCCACGGTTTTCTGCTCCTGCTGGATGAGCCTGAGGGGCTGGTTGTCGGCGCAAGCGAGAACGTGCCGGAGTTTCTCGATGTGCCGCTTAGGCTGATCCTCGGCACGTCGATTGATACGATTCTTGAACGTGAGGTTCTCTCCGCGCTTCGGGGCGCGGTTTCGAATGCAGAGGCTCCCGGGCTTCTCACGTACCTCGGCTCCTTCCAATTGCGGGGCGAGTTTTACAGCGTCGTGACGCATCGTGTGGACGGCCGACGGGTGCTTGAGTTCGAGCGCGTGGAGCGGCTGGTTAGTCCTGAGTTGATGAATGCCGTCTTTACGAACTTCGTCAGCAAGCTCAGCAAGTTCAAGGATGAGGCGGAGGTCTGCGCGGCCATTACGCGCCAGGTCAAAGAGCTGACCGGGTTCAATCGTGTTCTGCTCTATAGCTTCGATGAAGTGGGGCACGGGACTGTTCTGGCTGAGGAGAATGACGGGACGCTGCCTAGCTATCTGCATCTGAAGTTTCCGGCAAGCGATATTCCGAAGCAGGCACGGGATCTTTATGTGCTTAATACGGTCCGCAGTATTCCGGATGCCGCATACGAGCCTTCGCCTCTGAAGGCTCTTGGATCACGCTCGATGGCCGGCTTCGACATGTCGATGTCGCTTCTGCGGAGCGTGTCGCCGATCCATCTCGAGTACATGCGCAACATGGGGACGATATCCTCGATGTCGATCTCGATCGTCTGCGAGGGGCGGCTTTGGGGGCTGATCAGCGGACACCACGCGACGCCGCACACCGTGCCCTACCTCGTTCGAAGCGCCTGCGATCTTCTGACGAAGATGGTCGGCACGCAGCTTGTTTCGTTCCGTACGACGGCTCGGCTTGGGAAGATGGTGCATTTCCACGGCGTGCATCGGAAGATCCTGACCTCGATGGCGGCGGAGAACAACTACATTGCCGCGATGATCGCTCAGATGGAAGATGTTATCGAGGTGACGGACGCCGCGGGGGTGGCGATGATCCTCGATGGCGTTTGCCAGAGGGCGGGACGGACGCCAGATGACGCCGCGGTGCTGCGTCTGGCGGAGTGGTTCGATGGGCATCCGGAGATCGATCTCTTCGAGACCCGCAGCCTTCGGCAGGAGATTGATTGGGCGGAAGAGATCAGGGAGATCGCGAGTGGTCTGATCGCGATTCGTATCTCGGATGTGCGGCAAAGCTATCTCATGTGGTTTCGACCGGAGGTGGTGAGTACGGTGCAATGGGCCGGCGAGCCGGCGAAGGCGGTTGGCCAAAGGCACGGACTGCACCCGCGAGACTCCTTCGAGTCGTGGAAGCAACTCGTCAAAGGCGAGAGTGCTCCGTGGACGGAGATGGAGGTCGAGTCGGCGCGGGAGTTTCGCGCTTCGGTGATGACGATCAGCCTGAAGCGAGCGGAAGAAGCATATGAACTGAGTGAAGCGCGCTTCCGGCAGTTAACTCACACGCTGCCGAATCTTGTCTGGACAGCGAGCGATGACGGCACGTTGACCTATGTCAATCAGAAGTGGATCGACCAGGGCCTTGGGGAGATGGGCTGCTGGTACGAGCGCGAGGGCGTGGTCGAAGAAGACAGGGAACGATGCCGCGAACTGTGGTCAAAGAGCGTCAGCGAAGGAACTCCCTTTGAAGCGGAACTACGCTTTCTGGACGAGGACGAGATGGAACGCTGGAACCTTGTGCGTGCCGTGCCCTTCCTGCGCGTGAACCACAGCCGAGCGGGCTGGGTGGGGACATGTACGGATCTCACGGATCAACGGGAACGTGAGAGGGCGCTTCGCATGACAGAGAAACTCGCGCTTACCGGCAGGATGACGAGCGTGATCGCGCACGAGATCAACAATCCGCTGGAGTCGATTACGAATCTTCTGTATCTCCTTGGAACGCACATTACGGACGATGAGCCTGCCCGGGAGTACATACGGATGGCGGAGAGTGAACTGGAGAGGATCTCGGGGATTACGAAACAGACACTTCGCTGGTCAAGAGAGGGGAATCGAGTTGCGGAATCCGGCAATGTCTCCTCCTTGTTCAAGGATGTGTTGCGCCTGTTCACGGGGAAGATCAGGAATCGACAGGTTACCGTTACGGCGAACCTCGAAGACGACGCGACCTACTTTGGCGTGGTGGGCCAGATTCAACAGGTTGTGGCGAACCTTGTCTCGAACGCGGTCGATGCGGTGCCGGTTGGTGGCCAGATATGGCTCGAGGCGTCAGCAAACGACGATGCGACGGAGATCGTCGTGCGCGATGCCGGAAGCGGCATGAGCGATGAGACGTTGCGCCAGCTCTTTCAGCCGTTCTACAGCACCAAGGGCGATCTTGGGAATGGACTCGGCCTCTACATCTCGCAGGAGATTGTCGAGAGGCACGGCGGGACGCTTGAACTTGAAAGTCGGATGGGTGTGGGGACTGTGGCTCGCGTTCGTCTGCCGCTTACGCCTGCTGCTTAA